In one Diabrotica virgifera virgifera chromosome 5, PGI_DIABVI_V3a genomic region, the following are encoded:
- the LOC126884263 gene encoding uncharacterized protein LOC126884263, with protein sequence MQNETGCTPLYYATCYDHYHVLKLLLDRGADVTITDNSRNTVLHLCVKHHNIKLIELLHKNGASVNSRNADGYDVLDLVFTGWFFRYDILKLLIKLTLYSNINTSKPERRNSVDFLKFWDSCKSELELMEMCKIAKSSLSYRRLMLERNKSKLAAYCCNENIVRELDTLDYKNKFPIYNQYISEKIIEGEITLRLYYKADKVMNHISPFLPIEVRRIIYKYLSNDDLENLTGWDQHV encoded by the coding sequence GCTGTACGCCTTTGTACTATGCTACTTGTTATGATCATTACCATGTTCTGAAATTATTATTAGATCGAGGGGCGGATGTCACCATCACCGATAACTCAAGAAACACAGTATTACATCTATGTGTTAAACACCATAACATCAAGCTTATAGAATTATTACATAAAAATGGAGCGTCTGTGAATAGTAGAAATGCAGATGGATATGATGTTTTAGATTTAGTTTTTACGGGGTGGTTTTTTCGCTATGATATCTTAAAATTATTAATCAAACTTACTTTGTACTCAAATATCAACACTTCTAAACCCGAGCGTCGCAACAGTGTGGATTTTTTGAAATTCTGGGATTCGTGCAAATCAGAATTAGAACTAATGGAGATGTGTAAAATAGCCAAAAGCAGTCTATCTTACCGACGATTAATGCTTGAaagaaataaaagtaaattaGCAGCTTACTGCTGCAATGAGAACATAGTTCGTGAATTAGACACACTAGATTATAAGAACAAATTTCCTATATACAATCAGTacattagtgaaaaaataatcgaAGGAGAGATTACACTACGCCTGTATTACAAAGCTGATAAAGTTATGAATCATATCAGTCCGTTTTTGCCAATAGAAGTTCGGagaataatatataaatatttgtCTAATGATGACTTAGAAAATTTAACTGGTTGGGACCAGCATgtctaa